The Saccharomonospora glauca K62 genome has a segment encoding these proteins:
- a CDS encoding ArsA family ATPase gives MRVLLFTGKGGVGKTTLAAATGACLASRGRKTLVVSTDPAHSLADAVGGTLTDEPSEVDSFLYGAQIDARALVDDAWDTLRGELRTMLSGLGLDTLDAEELTVLPGVDELLSLGRVRRLADEGPWENVVVDCGPTAETLRLLALPEAVTGYLRRLPARRSATRVARSVDAFAAHVESLRAMLTDHETTTVRLVLTPERVVAAETRRTLTALALRGITVDGVIVNRMMPAAGWWRGTAATWLRTRRAQQEQVVAELRESGLTGRTLRMVEHRAVEPVGMAALLEIAEELYGQESPLLGEPEVTPLLRTTEVEAGVQLRVVLPLTRESTVQLARVDDDLAITVDGFRRLVALPEALRPYTLTGAESDARGLLVHLEKPT, from the coding sequence GTGCGTGTCCTGCTGTTCACCGGAAAAGGCGGCGTCGGCAAGACCACTCTTGCCGCCGCGACGGGCGCGTGCCTGGCGAGCCGGGGGCGCAAGACGTTGGTGGTCTCCACCGACCCGGCCCACTCGCTCGCGGACGCCGTGGGCGGAACGCTCACCGACGAGCCCTCCGAAGTGGACAGTTTCCTGTACGGTGCGCAGATCGACGCCCGCGCCCTCGTGGACGATGCGTGGGACACACTGCGTGGCGAGCTGAGGACGATGCTGTCGGGGCTGGGCCTGGACACGCTCGACGCCGAGGAACTCACCGTGTTGCCCGGTGTGGACGAACTGCTGTCGCTCGGACGGGTACGACGTCTCGCCGACGAGGGACCCTGGGAGAACGTCGTCGTGGACTGCGGGCCCACCGCCGAGACTCTGCGGCTGCTCGCCCTGCCCGAGGCCGTCACCGGTTACCTCCGGAGGCTGCCCGCACGACGGTCGGCCACCCGCGTGGCCCGGTCGGTGGACGCTTTCGCCGCGCACGTCGAGTCGCTGCGCGCCATGCTCACCGACCACGAGACCACCACCGTGCGGCTGGTGCTCACCCCCGAGCGTGTGGTGGCCGCCGAGACACGACGCACCCTGACCGCGCTCGCGTTACGCGGCATCACCGTCGACGGGGTGATCGTCAACCGCATGATGCCCGCCGCCGGGTGGTGGCGCGGTACCGCGGCGACGTGGTTACGTACGCGGCGCGCCCAGCAGGAACAGGTGGTCGCCGAACTCCGCGAGAGCGGCCTCACCGGCCGCACACTGCGGATGGTCGAACACCGCGCGGTCGAACCCGTGGGGATGGCCGCCCTGCTCGAAATCGCGGAGGAACTCTACGGGCAGGAGAGCCCGCTGCTCGGGGAGCCCGAGGTCACCCCGCTGCTACGGACCACCGAGGTGGAGGCCGGGGTCCAGCTGCGGGTCGTCCTGCCGCTGACACGGGAGTCCACCGTCCAGCTCGCCCGCGTCGACGACGATCTCGCCATCACCGTGGACGGTTTCCGCAGGCTCGTCGCACTGCCGGAAGCCCTGCGCCCGTACACCCTCACCGGCGCCGAGTCCGACGCGCGTGGGCTGCTCGTGCACTTGGAGAAACCCACATGA
- a CDS encoding SRPBCC family protein produces MAEQSTQSIEIEAAPAAIMAVIADLPAYPEWAKAVRETEILATDDKGRAAEVRFTLDSGPVKDVYTLAYDWADDGLSVSWHLVKGQMQKAQEGRYLLEPIDANRTRVTYSLSVELSLPMIGLLRRKAEKMIMDTALRELKRRVESRS; encoded by the coding sequence ATGGCGGAGCAGTCCACGCAGTCCATCGAGATCGAAGCCGCCCCGGCCGCCATCATGGCCGTCATCGCCGATCTGCCGGCGTATCCGGAGTGGGCGAAGGCCGTGCGCGAGACCGAGATACTCGCCACGGACGACAAGGGCCGGGCCGCCGAGGTCCGCTTCACTCTCGACTCCGGACCGGTGAAGGACGTCTACACCCTCGCCTACGACTGGGCCGACGACGGACTGTCGGTGAGCTGGCATCTGGTGAAGGGGCAAATGCAGAAGGCCCAGGAGGGCCGGTACCTGCTGGAGCCGATCGACGCCAACCGTACGCGCGTGACCTACTCGCTGTCGGTGGAGCTGTCGCTGCCCATGATCGGCCTGCTGCGCCGCAAGGCCGAAAAGATGATCATGGACACGGCGCTGCGGGAACTCAAACGCCGGGTGGAGAGCCGGAGCTGA
- a CDS encoding metallophosphoesterase family protein: MRVHVVSDVHGNHEALARAGEGADALIVLGDLLDFIDYHDHGGGIFGRLFGVENVSTFARLRREGTAAEMNAFVKSLWASLDDPAAAVDEAVREQYARIFPAMTAPTYAIPGNVDAPALWSEFTGDGLHLVDGRVVEIGGLRFGFVGGSLLPDGVVPKRSGVWRPHLVSREEFDSRVAALGEVDVMCSHIPPALPELTYDVVSRRLETGSRALLDLVRSQQPRWALFGHVHQPLSRRLRVGLTECRNVGHFQRTATPYVLRW, translated from the coding sequence GTGCGGGTACATGTCGTTTCGGACGTGCACGGCAACCACGAGGCCCTGGCGCGGGCGGGCGAGGGAGCGGACGCCCTGATCGTGCTCGGGGACCTGCTCGACTTCATCGACTACCACGACCACGGCGGCGGGATCTTCGGTCGGCTGTTCGGGGTGGAGAACGTCAGCACGTTCGCGAGGCTGCGCCGGGAGGGCACTGCCGCGGAGATGAACGCGTTCGTGAAGTCGTTGTGGGCAAGCCTCGACGACCCGGCCGCCGCCGTCGACGAGGCGGTACGCGAGCAGTACGCCCGGATCTTCCCCGCGATGACGGCGCCGACCTACGCCATTCCGGGCAACGTCGACGCCCCGGCGTTGTGGTCCGAGTTCACCGGCGACGGCCTGCACCTGGTGGACGGCCGGGTGGTGGAGATCGGGGGGCTGCGGTTCGGGTTCGTGGGCGGTTCGTTGCTGCCGGACGGTGTGGTGCCGAAGCGCAGCGGGGTCTGGCGGCCCCACCTGGTGTCCAGGGAGGAGTTCGACAGCCGGGTGGCGGCGCTGGGCGAAGTGGACGTGATGTGCAGCCACATCCCGCCGGCCCTGCCCGAACTCACCTACGACGTGGTCTCCCGCAGGTTGGAGACCGGCTCGCGAGCCCTGCTCGACCTCGTGCGCTCGCAGCAGCCGAGGTGGGCGTTGTTCGGGCACGTCCACCAACCGCTGTCGCGGCGGTTGCGCGTCGGCCTCACCGAGTGCCGTAACGTCGGTCACTTCCAGCGCACCGCCACCCCGTACGTGCTGCGCTGGTGA